aatttttaaataattgatgaGCTGGCACCATATGGCGGAAAatgatttgaagaaaatcttacttttttttctcttgttgcAATTCTCGTACATTAGCTCCTCGTATTTCTCGGGGAAAATATGCGAAAATAATAacagtagaaaaaaatgcaattttctcGGAAAAGCGGAAGAAAATtagtcacaaaattttttataaaaaaaaaaatattttttttattgacccaaacctaataaaaaaaaataataaatgggaTGTGACAcgtttccatcaaaaaattatgatttgcaATTTACATGTGTACGAGCGGCGGCGCGGCATATCGGAAAAAAGTCAACTGTGCATGAAAAACctcaatttaaattgaaattacctcgataaaatttaattcaccaGAAAACATGAATAAATTGGACgttcaacgattttttttacattgatcagttttataaaaaaaaaatactttttttttattttaaaaaccaccaaaatttgtataaattgtTGTTGTGACACACGGAGTCACAATGAAATACGCAGAGAAAAATTATCGTATCAACATTATTCACGGAGTgatcacaaaataattaaatatatacaaaatgtgaaaaaaaatcgctgtATActgtattttatgaaattcaggATGATAGTTTTTACCTATCGAAtccagttaaaaaaatttggggaaaaatgattgaatttaaaataatgagacAAAaggttgaaataaatttatctaattgagtgaattaaattaatatttctttttatcattttctttatatttttaattttaattttagaatttttcgtttaaaaacgattttagctggatttttaatatttttaaactttaacaatgctttttattaaaaattaaaaaaattttaaaataaatatattaaaaaaatattaagaaatattaacataaaaaattaaaaataaattttaaaagaattaaaattataaaatagtatttaaaagtgaataaaaaaaaatattaataaaattttaatcagttcattattaatttttatttaaattaaattttattaataaaaatatttaataaattatttaaatatttaattttttataaataaaaaataataaaaaaaattagtattttaattttatttaattttctattaaattttattaatattttaatgttaatgaaaattcataaaaattaaaaaaatgaaaattaattaaaattttaatattaattttaaaaaataattttttaatatttaagtatttttaatatcaaattattaaaaaatttttaaactgaaatacctaattctattaaattttattaaataaatttaatactttaatgttaataaaaacttataaaaattaataaaatactaaaaaattcattaattataatttcaatattaattttaaaaattaaatttttaatattttattatttttaatattttttttttaaatattctgaaaaggaaaaattaattaaaaaatttttacaactgggcaagtagaaaaaaaaactttttgtgaaAACAACAGAGACGACACACACGTGATTGGTGTCAGagtcagattttttaaatgtttttctgtTAATTGTTGTGTTGTctctgtacattttttttatttattattaaatttaatttataaatatgaaaatttgctcTTGGCAAATAGTGTCCTgctttctgtgtgtgtgtgtgtgtgtttgtgtacgATAAACCGAACTGCAAatgaaaaagcaataaataaaatcaaactaaaataacaatttatcaGAAGCCATTTTTTAATACCTCTCATCTGTGTATCGCTGTATCGCAATAATATGTGCCACCCATAAAAAAAGCCAAACTTCATTTTATTGCAAACAGTTTcgatatgtgaaaaaataaatatatacacGTGTCGCGTATAATAAAATGActcttttttctgtgtgtgtgcgagTCGTACGAAAGTGCAATATAAAGTTTATTGTCTGGCAACCAGCATTTTAACTGTCTTTTTGCTTATATTTATGGCATGTATTTTGGTCTATGCTCCCTCCGAGCTGATGCTATTTATTGCTCCGTACAcaaagaagaacaaaaaaaaagtaatggcTCACATAGAGACATAAAAGgagcttttatttattttcgcttCATCAACAGTTTCGACAATAAAGCAAGCTCTCGGTTTGTATGACGTACGTTCAATAGCCGAAAAAAGAGTgataagtgaaattttttcgtgcGCCTTCGCATCTAACCACTGATGCAGAGGCTGATGCCGAAATTGATACCTTTTTTATGgcttggaaattttaaaactctttATTAACggaatttaaacgaaaaacataaaaatgtagaaattttagaaaattgggtgtaaaatttaaattgagcgtatttttattgattttttaattaaaagtgtaAGGTGAGTCAATTATacctttaaactttaaaatttttcacaaattaattttgttaaaaatttaatataggtaggtatcaaatattttaaatattgagtaaaaatatatttaaaaaaataaatatttcgttaaaaaaattaagaaatatttttatttatttttttataatttaattagactcaaaacaaaaaaatgtacttcCAAATGCCGatcaatccaaaaaattttttcatgaaatttttatttttgattaattcatatttatttattttaatttacttttttatttttatttaatttttttaattttattattattttttttttggttaaaatttaaaaaaaatataaaatcatcaagcaaaaattaatatttataattaaaaaattaaataacattttttaattattaattaatttaaattattaatacgatttaaataattaaataataaataatattcataataaGTAATTcccataaaaatctttttcgtaaataaaaatttctaatataattttgaaaaaaattatttgaaaaaaaaatattttatactcaaattaaataaaaataattattattttagtcaaaaaaaaaattatttttttcaaaataaaaaataaaattaaaaattaatcaataaatttattattttttatttattttaattttttaaaattattaaatttttttaaatttattttttaataaatttatttattatttttattaatttataaaataacatataaaatattaattaaaacaaataaataattcaaataaaaattttaaatatatttttttaatccaaaaaaacgaaacattcATTTCAAACTGACAATGTCACACACACaccaaaaaaaacttcaaatccaaaattcaatttaatgaatgaatgaactgAAAACCCATCGAGAGATAgaaaacaaacacacaaaaaaatagtcGTCCCCAAAATTCTCTTCagagatcaaatttttaatttagctctgcattgttttaattttccaacaaaattaatgtttgttcaagtcttcattttattttattttatttaattttacacatTAATAACATCACCCGAACATGTCGTCGTAGtccataaagttaaaaaagcttaaatatAGTCAACAGTATTAAATAACACACGAGAgagttgtgtgtgtttttaaaatttgatgattccCGGACAATATTTGTCAATTAAACTTTGATAATAAGGCCATAGTTCATCAATATTTGGCACCTTTGCACTCTTCGTGTACAAGTCGTAGCGACTGCAAAAGTTTGAAATGTTTAATCAGTAAAGCATTTAAGTGTGTGTGAGTCGAGAAGAAAGTTTGTCTTACTTAAAAATCAACacccattttttaatttcttcgtcCTCAGGTGCGGAAAAGTGCTGGTAGTCGCCCGACGAATGCCACGGATAGAAGGAGTGATAACGTATAATGTTGCAGGCGATATCTGGCAACGTTGATTTATTGTGCTTTAAAACTCTGTACATGTATTCGTCGTGACCCCAagacataattaaattttgtatgccGCAGTTTGGCTCGTACATCCcgtattttgtacttttttttttgttgttgatgatgttgTGTGTTGAAAAgttggaaaataaaaagtaagtttACCTCAGccattaatttcttttgtctacacataaaaaaaaagatgaaattacTTACttatattttggattttctcCGTCGTCGTTGCCATCGAAGCTATCGTTCCGGTACACGATGTTGTCGGACCACAAGCAACCAACCGGGAATGTATCTCCTACCACAGACCATTGTTCCTCGCCGTAAAATGCCATAATTTTGCCCAAATCGTGAATTAAAGCTGTCAAATGGAGCCAATCTAATTCGGGAAATTCGTCTCGTGCACGTTCTGCCGCTTGGAATGCATGGATTATGTTCGGTAAGTCGATATCGGGATCGGATTCGTCGACGAGTTCATTGAGTTTTTCGAGACCTTCGCGAATTGTGCCTTCCCAATGATCAAATGA
The sequence above is drawn from the Culicoides brevitarsis isolate CSIRO-B50_1 chromosome 1, AGI_CSIRO_Cbre_v1, whole genome shotgun sequence genome and encodes:
- the LOC134828506 gene encoding inositol oxygenase, with product MRIILEEHPHLLDPSELLRPEPLFADKELSKFRDYSVDENDPIKERVRRTYRLMHKNQTVDFVKSRHDEWLSFDHWEGTIREGLEKLNELVDESDPDIDLPNIIHAFQAAERARDEFPELDWLHLTALIHDLGKIMAFYGEEQWSVVGDTFPVGCLWSDNIVYRNDSFDGNDDGENPKYNTKYGMYEPNCGIQNLIMSWGHDEYMYRVLKHNKSTLPDIACNIIRYHSFYPWHSSGDYQHFSAPEDEEIKKWVLIFNRYDLYTKSAKVPNIDELWPYYQSLIDKYCPGIIKF